One part of the Musa acuminata AAA Group cultivar baxijiao chromosome BXJ1-5, Cavendish_Baxijiao_AAA, whole genome shotgun sequence genome encodes these proteins:
- the LOC135673290 gene encoding NAC domain-containing protein 68-like, translating into MGVMGRERDAEAELNLPPGFRFHPTDEELVVHYLCRRAAGQRLPVPIIREVDLYKYDPWDLPEMALFGQREWYFFTPRDRKYPNGSRPNRTAGRGYWKATGADKPVSPPGSRPLGIKKALVFYQGKAPKGVKTDWIMHEYRLADTDRSANKKGSRRLDDWVLCRLYNKKNNWEKTQQKKAVAASFGRTMDSFVATDDTRSDSLWTTESDIEHDASLEFGDPCQPGSNPSQASVGLHHGRAATVSSNFQIVEGMKEEADDWFTDLNLDEFQGALAAIGPTTSVADISDQDYYSSILGSPYLNQSQINMPPFWS; encoded by the exons ATGGGCGTGATGGGCAGAGAAAGAGACGCGGAGGCCGAGCTGAACCTGCCGCCGGGGTTCCGGTTCCATCCCACCGACGAGGAGCTCGTCGTCCACTACCTCTGCCGCAGGGCCGCCGGCCAGCGCCTCCCCGTGCCGATCATCCGCGAGGTCGATCTCTACAAGTACGACCCCTGGGACCTTCCAG AGATGGCGTTGTTCGGGCAGAGGGAATGGTACTTTTTTACGCCGAGGGATCGGAAGTACCCGAACGGCtcgaggccgaacaggacagccGGAAGAGGGTACTGGAAAGCAACAGGGGCCGATAAGCCCGTCTCGCCGCCGGGCAGTCGGCCTCTCGGGATCAAGAAAGCTCTGGTGTTCTACCAAGGGAAGGCGCCCAAAGGAGTCAAGACCGATTGgatcatgcatgagtaccgactcGCCGACACCGATCGATCAGCGAACAAGAAGGGCAGCAGAAGG CTGGATGATTGGGTGCTCTGCCGCTTGTACAACAAGAAGAACAACTGGGAGAAGACGCAGCAGAAGAAAGCGGTGGCAGCATCCTTTGGGAGAACAATGGACTCCTTCGTGGCTACTGATGACACGAGGTCAGATAGTCTCTGGACTACAGAATCAGATATAGAACACGATGCGTCGCTCGAATTCGGCGATCCGTGTCAACCCGGAAGCAACCCATCTCAGGCTTCTGTAGGACTTCATCATGGGAGAGCCGCCACTGTTAGTAGCAACTTTCAAATTGTGGAAGGAATGAAAGAAGAGGCTGATGATTGGTTCACGGACTTGAATCTGGATGAGTTCCAGGGTGCTTTGGCAGCAATTGGACCTACCACATCAGTTGCTGATATTTCAGACCAGGATTACTACAGTTCAATATTAGGTTCTCCTTATCTCAATCAGAGCCAAATCAACATGCCACCATTTTGGAGCTAA